CCGTTCGGACATaacaaatttttccttttttataaaaaaaagtcacttttttttcgaaatcagcgtttgttcataaaatttcaattttcacttaaagaagcattttggaaattttcaaaattttgaaaaattccaaaaaactatttttttaaaatttttactcaaatcactcacaaaacttcaaaaacaatcaaaattatattcatatccaaacacatctttaaatttcaaatactattttcacttgaacttttttcaccctttttaaaatttttacaaTTCTTACATCCAAACGCCCGCTTAATAGTTGGTAAAGTATAGGAAAAATCACCAGTTCTTTTTTAGTGTGAACTACGTAAAACTATATAGTtcaaaaaaattggaaaataaaataaagttggaaaaagaGAAGAAGTTAAACCAAAGACCATCAGAAGAAAAAATAGTATAAGTTGGACGATAAGTTGTACTCACTTTTAAGAATAATAAATATAAGTTGGactatatttattattttctttgaaataTTAGCCATATTTAtaagtgatcattcaaaaatagccacagtttcaaaagtaatcgaaattcagtcacttttcatgtaaagataaatctgaacgaaaacactgttcaaaatccggaaaaatactccagcataatatactggagttccagtataatatgtcggtccagcataatatatcggtccagcataatatgctggaagttcatacacaagtgcaccgaactccagtatattatgttggaccggtctctgttgcagcaaaataatggctatttttcaatgacttggcaaacgctgactatttttgaatgatcagtccgaaaactgactagaccgtgctattttaaccaATGTATAATTACATAATACGTTGGGCCCGGGCAAAGCCCGAACTACCCCTGCTAGTATCTTTATAAACGATTACTTTTTAGCGGCACTTGtaccttcttcatttttttatttatttaagcgACACTTATTTAAGTTAATTCGATAGAGCCaaagaaaaatatggaagaattTCAACCAAAGGTTACTAtaaataaatttcttatgtggACAATTTCTATATGGGAAATCTAAAAGGAACGAATTTGTTACTAtaaataaatttcttatgtggACAATTTCTATATTGGAAATCTAAAAGGAACGAATTTCTTCTTCTGTTTTATCTTcgttgagtataaaaaatttggaGTTGATCTTtgatttcaaatatttctttcaaCTCAAATACGTAGATTATAAGGTAAGGATATCTTagaattttatctttttaatttACACTAtatgttttaatatatatatatatatatatatatatattattcctAAAAAATAGTGTATTCCAATTTGAAACTAAATAAAATTTGAGTTGAAATTTGAGTAGTTTgtattgaggttaagccaagcaACGTGTCCAAAAAAAGTTGATCTTAAGATAACATCTACAATGTTACACAATACCGATCaattaatttaacatttaatgattcaaagaacagaaAATCCGTATATAACAAGTATTCAAAATTCAGAAATAGAAGATAAATCAAAGATTACTATCTAACTTGTATGACTTTTCTTTTCGATGCTTGACTTGCTCAAAACAATAACTCCTAGAACAATCAGTGCAGCACCTGCAAACCACTACAAAAGTAATACCAATCAGTCGGCCAAATGGCCTAATTTTCATCATATATGGCAAGATGATATAAACTAATACTCATAGCAATCACATAAACACACATTTCTGACTTAATTACAGCTTCAGATTAACTTTAACCTAGCTACAAGTTCTTTGGCATTTTATTATAAATCAGTGGTGTGTCTACATCTGACTTGAGGGAGGCAATTGTTTTGAGAAACTATGTTTCTACCCTGTAAAATTTTCTTCTCAGAATTGCTCCTTCCCCATATCATCACCCCCCTAAGTCGAACGAGAAGGCTCAAGACTTGAGACTGAAGGCAAGGTAAATACTTAAATTGACAACAAGAACCAAAACAGTTTATTGACACAAATGGTTAACTTGGATATCGGAATTCTAAATTGTGATGTACTTAAATTTTTGGGGACCTAAAGCAGAAGCTAGATTTCTTCACTTTCGAGGGGCTACAAACCATGGAAATACTTCCTTTACATAGAGAAGCACATTAATTTTAGTTggccttttttattttattagttgaTAAACCTATGACTACAAAAATCGTGCAAAAGTTAATCCTGCTATGTTAATAGGTTCTAAGATGTAACAGTACAACATACTGACTATGATAACTTACGCAGAGAGGACTGAAAAAGAAATGGGAACAAAGGCTCGTTCTACGTCTAGAGAAATCATAGAAAAGTTAATCCACAACTAAGGACTTCCATAAAATAGGGAGGAAGGACTGAACAAGAAACACGATCAAAGGATCATACGCTGTCCATAAACACAGAGaagcacaaatttcataaattacCTGAATTGGTAGTCGCTCCTGGAAAAGTAAAAATCCAGCCAATCCAGACGATAAAAAGTTGGTTGCAAAGTTTGTCACAGTAGCTTGTAGAGATGATAGAGCTTTAAGGCTATTGATATAGCATCCCCACATAGTGACATTGAATATTACGACACAACCATATTTGATGAGCTGTAAATTTGAGATGACATCGATTAGCCAATATTTCGAGATTGCTTGCCACATTAGAGTGAAGCAGAAACAAGGAATGAGTAAAGATAACATAATGGTGAAAATTTACATAGAGCATAGACATTAGATATTCAATGTGTCAAAGATTTAAGCCCAAAAGTTACCACGAAAACATTGTAGGATCTAAACGGACAGGGATCTATTACAAGTAGACACTAGGAATTAATTAGACAAATATAACATGACCCTTAACCTTATTGTACTGGTATTTCTATTTGAATCAATACAACAGTGTTTGCTTTGCTCAACAGTTCATAACATTTTGGTGCTTTCATTGATTATCTTCCATGGGTGATCCAAAACATTCCATGGCTGACCCTTCACAGTCCACCCCTGGCCGTAGCTCCATTCCGTCGTCGGACATGGCAGCTTTTTGTGAGGTTGTGGAATCGAATCATTGTTTTATGCAGGAAATGGTGTCTCAGATGGCAGCCTTAACTGCTCATCTTAGGCCAACATTTGGTGTTCCTTCTCAGTTTCCGGCATCGGGTGTCATCGCTCCTTCGTCTACTGCTAGTGGTGCGTCGCCTCTTCTCCGCCACAAACGTGCTTCGATTGAGATAAGTAGTTTTCATGGAGATAACCCAGAGGCTTGGGTCTTCCAGGTTGAGCACTATTTTAATTTTTGCTCCATTGATGAGAATGAGAAGCTCAATGTAGCTTCCTTTTATCTAGACGGTGAGGCCCTTGAGTGGTTCGGATGGCTGCATTGTAACAAGCAATTGGTCGACTGGGACCATTTTGTTGTCATTCGTTTTAAGAAGCGGCAAGTTCTGGGTCCTGAAGGTCGTTTAGAAAAGCTGCAACAATCCACCACCGTCGCTGATTCCAAGCTCGGTTTGAGGCCTTATCAAACGAAACGGTAAGTGTTTCCGATCACTGGTTGATATAGACATTTCTTTCTGGGCTTCGGCCTGATATCCAGTTCTCAGTAGTGGCCCATAACCCTACCACCCTAGACCAAACAATTTCCCTGGCCCATACCTATGAACAACGGATTAATTGTGAAAAAGGGCCCATTTATTCTAAGCCATCATACACTAAATCTCAGCCCATTTTGCCTACCCCACCTTCGACAGCCCTTGTTCCCTTTCACTCCACGTCCAAATCCCCAAACACTAAGCTGCCTCTGAAACGCCTCTAGCCGGCGGAAGCGCAACAACGACGTGAAAAAGGGGTTTTGCGATTACTGCGATGAACGATATTCACCAGGTCACAAATGTAAAACATTACCTCAGCTTCTTCTATTAGAAGAGGGTCCTTCAGATCCTAACATTCCTCCAGATTCCTTTGTTACAGATGAAGTTTTAGCTGAGGAATTACAATGTCTCGAGGTCCAGCAGCACTCTGCGATTTCATATCATGCATTGGCAGGTGGGAATTCCTCCACTACCCTGCGTTTTAAAGGTGAAATTAATGGTTCTCATGTCCATGTCCTCGTGGATGGGGGAAGCATAGATAACTTTATTCAACCCTGTGCTGCTAAGTTTTTGAATCTAAAGGTGGAAGCCACACCTCGATTTTCGGTGGTAGTTGGCAGTGGCCAAAGGCTTCCTTGTGTGGGAGTAGTACGAAATGTGAAGTTGTTGGTCCAGGAATGTAGCTTGACTTTGGACCTTTATGTCTTGGATTTACATGGCGCGGAAGTTGTTTTAGGGGTATCTTGGTTAGCAACATTAGGTCTGGTGGTTACCGACTATCATGAGCGTATCTTCGAATCTTCTCTTGGTGTCAATCGTTACAGATGGAATGGGGAACCACCCATTGACGTTCAGCCAGTCCAATTACAAAGTATTCGACGTTTGGCAGAAGTGGATGGCATAGCATGTTATTACCGGTTTGAGTTAGTAGCTGATATGGCACCTGCAACTCCAAATTATCTTGCGGAATTGTCGTCTCTACTCCATACTTTCAAAGATATTTTCTGTAAACCGCAAGGTTTGCCGCCATCCAGACCGCAAGATCATGCAATTCACTTGCAGCCTCAAGCAGGTTCAGTGAACGTTAAACCGTACATATCCCTATTTTCAAAAGCAAGTAATGGAACAGCTTGTCTCTGAGATGTTGAAGGAAGGAGTGATTCGCCCTAGCGCTAGTCCCTTCTCTTCTCTAGTATTGTCAGTGCGCAAAAAGGACGGCACACGGAGATTCTGTGTGGATTATCGCGCCCTAAATGCTATCACCGTAAAGGATCGTTTCCCTATCCCGACCATTGATGAGTTGTTTGATGAGCTTCATAGCGCGAGGTATTTCTCAAAGTTAGATTTATTGTCAGGCTATCACCAAATTCGTGTCCGACCCAAAGATATACCAAAAACAACATTTCGAACTCATGAGGGCCATTACGAGTTCTTAGTCATGCCCTTCGAGTTATCCAATGCTCCGTCAACTTTTCAGGCCACCATGAATGCGGTGTTTAGGCCACATCTTCGACGATTCGTTTTAGTATTCTTCGACAATATTCTAGTTTACAATGGATCATGGGAATTACACTTGGAGCATTTGTCTTTGGTTCTCCAACTACTGAGAGACCAATAGTTGGTGGCAAAAGAGTCGAAGTGCATATTTGGGCAAGACCAGATTGATTATTTAGGGCATGTGATTTCAGCAAATGGCTTGGCAGTAGATCCCACAAAAATTCAGGGCCATCTTGCAATGGCCTAGCCCTCGAAATGTGAAAGAGATTCGTAGTTTTTTGGGCCTTGCGGGCTATTGCCGGAGATTTATTCGTCAGTATGCCCCCATTGTTGGACCTTTGACAGATTTGCTTCGCAAGGAACCCTTTCAGTGGAACGAAGGGCACATGTTGCTTTCGAGACACTAAAGCGGGCTTTAGGATCCACTCCAGTCCTTGCCCTTCCAGATTTTTCATTGGAATTTCATCTCGAAACAGATGCGTCTGGTATGGGCGTTGGAGCTGTTCTTTCTCAAAAGGGACACGCTATCGCTTACTACTGTCACAAACTATGTCCTTGTATGTGCAAAGCATCCACCTATCATAGGAAGATGTTTGCCATAACTCAAGTTGTCAGCAAATGGAGGCAGTATCTCCTAGGAAGGCGATTCACAATTTATACCGATCAACAGTCTTTGAAAAATTTGACGAATCAAGTGATTCAAACTCCAGAGCAACAACAATGGTTAAGCAAGTTGGTGGGGTATGATTTCAAGATACTTTACAAGCCCGGGAAAAATAACTTGGTTGAGGATGCTTTGTCACGGACTCCTGAAGCCTCATTCCTAGCTATTTCAAGTTGCAAATTTGATAGTCACTGAATTGCAGCGCAAAAATCAGTCTCATCCTGAGCTTTTAGCGGTGCAACAGCTAGTGCAAAATTCCACAAATGGAGCAGCTGACTATTCTTTTCGTGATGGACTGCTACTCTTTCGAGGGCATTTGGTAGTACCTTCTGATTCTACCCTTCGTTTGCAGTTGCTTGATGAATTTCATTCTTCCTTGATTGGTGGTCATGCGAGGGTCGCACGCACTTTCCACCGCCTTTCCTCCAATTTCTTTTGGAAGGGAATGCGAAAAGATGTTCAGGCCTTTGTGGCTTCATGTCAAGTTTGCCAACAGATGAAAGATCAATTGAAGCAACCTGCTGGACTGTTACAGCCATTACCAATCCTTGATCTGGAGTTTGAAGAGACCACAATGGATTTTATCACTTGTTTGCCGAGCACTAAAGGGAAGGCTACCATTATGACTATTGTGGACAGATTATCGAAATATACTCACTTTATTGCGCTTCCTTCCACCTTCACTGCTCAAACTGTGGCCATGGCTTTTGTTTCAGAAATTGTTCGACTTCATGGCCATCCAAAAATCATAATCACTGATCGTGATCCCAGGTTCATGAATTCTTTTTGGAAGGAGATTCATAGGTTGCAGCGCACCACATTGTCAATGAGTTTGGCGTATCACCCTCAGATCGATGGACAATCTGAAGCATTAAATAGGCGTGTCGAACAATATTTGTGATGTTTTGTGGCTGACAGCCCCATGAATGGTTTCCCCTTTTGCCTTGGGCGGAATATTGGTATAACACGGCTTATCAGACATCGGCGGGCATGACTCCTTTTCAGGTTCTTTATGGTTGTGAGCCCCCTACTTTGGTACGTTATGCCTTGGGAAGCAGCTCCAAGATCTGTTAGAAATTTTTTTGTTGCAGCGTGATGAAGTGATGGAACTTTTGAAGCACAACCTCGCCAAGGCACAATAGAAAATGAAAGAGTATGCAGATAGAAAGCGTGAGCATGTTGAGTTCGTGGTAGGTGATTGGGTATATGTAAAGTTGAAGCCCTATCGACAACATTCCGTGCGACTTCAACGACACCATAAATTGGGGCAACGCTATTTTGGACCTTTCAAGGTACTGAAGCGGGTGGGCTTGGTGGCTTACAAGTTAGAATTGCCTCAAGGAAGCAAGAATACATCCTGTGTTTCAAGTTTCTATGTTGCGCAAGTGTGTTGGCACCCCTAAAAATCAAATCACACCTTTACAGCTTCAAGATGATACGCAACAGATAAACTcgaaccttgaggacaaggttcaATCCGGAGATGGGGGTATTGTTATAGCCAATAATACTGACAGGCTCAATGTGGAAAGTGGGCTGCAAAAGGAATTGGCATCTGGGCTAGAAGATCGGCCAAGAAGAAGTAAGAGAACAAGAAAACCAACCCAAAAGTTGGTTGATTACGTTTGGAGTGTTGGCTAAGGACTTGGTGTGCAAGGCATCATAGTATTAGTACTGGGGACCATTATCTAATATATATAGAACAGTACAAGTAGTGGAAAGACAGGCTAAAAGTTGTTAAGAAATTCCCTCTCCCTCTATGGTCTGTGGCTCTGTTACCTCTCTCCTGTTTCTTTCTGTCTATCCCTATCTGTATTTCCTTATTTTGTAGCAGCAAGTGTCCCTTAATCTTATTGTACTGGTATTTCTATTTGAATCAATACAACAGTGTTTGCTTTGCTTAACAGTTCATAATAACACCACGAGATAGTAGTTAATTATAATATGGCAGCATTTAGGTCCAAAATATAATATAGACAAATTAGCAATTTAAACAGCACAGGGCGATAATTCATAGCTGGACCAA
The nucleotide sequence above comes from Nicotiana tabacum cultivar K326 chromosome 12, ASM71507v2, whole genome shotgun sequence. Encoded proteins:
- the LOC107807016 gene encoding uncharacterized protein LOC107807016 isoform X1 → MEGGYVWAVAAGFNAALAAISAKFFSSQLIKYGCVVIFNVTMWGCYINSLKALSSLQATVTNFATNFLSSGLAGFLLFQERLPIQWFAGAALIVLGVIVLSKSSIEKKSHTS
- the LOC107807016 gene encoding uncharacterized protein LOC107807016 isoform X2; its protein translation is MEGGYVWAVAAGFNAALAAISAKFFSSQLIKYGCVVIFNVTMWGCYINSLKALSSLQATVTNFATNFLSSGLAGFLLFQERLPIQVLH